From Perognathus longimembris pacificus isolate PPM17 chromosome 4, ASM2315922v1, whole genome shotgun sequence, one genomic window encodes:
- the Cd302 gene encoding CD302 antigen: MSRAALPALLLPLLGLGTATVADCPSTWIQFQNSCYIFLEEAIKVESIEDVRNQCTGHGADLISIHTEEENAFILNTLRTQWKGPEDVLLGMFYDTDDASFKWFDNSNMTFDKWEEQEDGEDLIDTCGFLYTKTGEWKKGNCEISSVEGTLCKAAIPYDKKYLADNHILISALVIASTVTLAVLGAILWFFYKGNSGSGFTAGFSMAPQSPYNDDCVLVVAEENCVQFD; this comes from the exons ATGTCCCGGGCCGCGCTGCCCGCGCTCCTGCTGCCTCTGCTGGGCCTCGGCACCGCCACCGTCGCGG ACTGTCCTTCCACCTGGATTCAGTTTCAAAACAGCTGTTACATTTTTCTTGAAGAAGCCATCAAAGTAGAAAGCATAGAAGATGTCAGAAATCAGTGTACTGGCCATG gaGCGGACCTGATAAGCATACATACTGAAGAAGAAAATGCTTTTATACTCAACACTTTAAGAACACAATGGAAAGGCCCAGAGGATGTCCTCCTAGGCATGTTTTATGACACAGACG ATGCAAGTTTCAAATGGTTTGACAACTCAAATATGACATTTGATAagtgggaggagcaggaagatggTGAGGATCTTATTGACACCTGTGGTTTTCTGTACACTAAGACTGGTGaatggaaaaaaggaaattgTGAAATTTCTTCTGTGGAAGGCACACTTTGTAAAGCAGCAA TCCCATATGACAAGAAGTACTTAGCAG atAACCATATTTTAATATCAGCTTTGGTGATTGCTAGCACAGTAACTCTGGCAGTTTTGGGAGCGATCCTTTGGTTCTTCTACAAAGGAAACTCTGGCTCTGGTTTCACTGCAGGTTTTTCAATGGCACCCCAATCACCTTATAACGATGATTGTGTCTTGGTAGTTGCTGaagaaaattgtgttcaattCGACTAA